AACACAGAATCCGACCTAGGAAGTTTCGAGCTGTTTTATGACGATGGAGCCGGGATGGGTCTCCGCCCGCTGCCATCGTCGATGTCGGATATCTTAATGGGTTTGGGTTTCGACCGGTTACTCCCCACCGATGTGAGAAGCCCGCGTGGCAGTGGCATGGCTTCGCCAGAGAACAATGGCATGGTTGGAGAAGAAGAGACAGTGGGGTTGACTATCTGGAGATTGCCTGGTGGCGGATTCACTGTGGAGAGGTTCACCGGAGGCAGAAGAACTGCAGAGCGCAAACTTCCAATTGTTTACACTAAGATGGATAGTGGGTTCAATAGAGGTGGCTTCCAGTTGTCAGGTTGTTTCTTCATGATTCTGTGGTGCATCTCTGGTATGCCTCATGTGAATTTTCTAAATAATTTTTGTTGGTTGTCTATCTTTTTGAAGTGTTCTAGTTTCTGGGAAATACGGAATACCATCTGATTCAAAGTCCATGTCTACTTTATTGGATGCCACCTTTAGCATCAAAGGCTAATAGTTCGTATACGGGTGCTCAGTCAGACAAGGGTTTAATGTTGTATTACCTCCCCAGCTATAACCCATATGCCCCATGAACAACTAAAAGAGCTGTAATGGTTTCTGGCAAGGAGGAGCCAGATTCTTCTCTGCCCCCAGCAATGGACTACTGTCTATTCTACTTGATCATCATCCTCCTTAAGTCTTAACAAGCATGGGCAGTTTGATCTAAGTGATGTCAAGACGCTTTTCAGAGCtctctttgaaaaaatgggCTAGCAAACTGATACTGACCTGATAGGTATGGTAAAAAGCAGAATTGACGTTCCACTCAGTTTCACCATGTGAGGCAGGACAAGCAATAATTCAAATAACTCAGTGACCCATCCCCTGCATCTTCTTTACAGGGTGGTAACCATGTCTGAAGGCCCAGAGGATATGTCTACTTGAGCAAAGAAACGCAGtgggaaacaaaaacaaaagcaaaagcaaagcagaaaagaaatgagaaagcaaaagtaaggaataaacaccccaccagaatgatgtaatttacttttcttgtttttttatgatgtaatttatttttcctatctttcggagatatatgtataaaccccatcagagggtaataataataataataataataaattaaaaatttaaaaaaagggcaaatcccaaaataaatgggctagaatgttatggagggcgaaggcccataagcccaaaatagcaccaaccaggtgattaaaagtacacccagtactccaaaattatttggcaccCCATCGccattaccaccaaccaggtgatcaaaagtacgccagtactccaaatttattcagcagcctgctgctatgaccaccaaccaggtgatcaaaagtacgcccaatacttcaaaattatacatgagcattactcatgtcaatcatacataaacattcatgagcatcactcattcaatcatacataaacattcatgagcatcactcatgtcaacattcacgagcatcactcattcaatcatacataaacattcatgagcatcactcatgtcaacattcacgagcatcactcatgtcaacatctatgagcatcacttatgtcaaaacaacacaaacattcatgagcatcactcatgtcaatcagcttcaaaagcttcatttacagagttccagcttcaaaagcttcatttacaaaagctctagcttcaaaagcttcatttacagagctccagcttcaaaagcttcatttacaaaagctctaacttcaaaagcttcatttacagagctttagcttcaaaagcttcatttacaaaagttctagcttcaaaggcctcatttacaaaagctctagcttcaaaagcttcatttacaaaagctctagcttcaaaagcttcatttacaaagctctagcttcaaaagcttcatttacaaaagctctagcttcaaaagcttcatttatagagctccaacttcaaaacttcacttgcaaagcttcacctacaaagcttcagtacagggtatacaaataccgcatccgaacaaccgccactttggcccatacatggattcaatttgaagtctccagccaacagactctattgattgaagacttgggggactacactatacaccatatattgggcctcaactgggcctcatgaaaaatacttaggggacttagcccatcacttatgtattaaggagcgagcccttattttataaaaggaactccctcacttttattagagagcacccattattcatgtactgaggagcgagcccttattttataaaagggactcccccaCCATCactagagagcatcgccgccaactgaataaccgcctcgccgcgagcatcaactctagcccatcattttttgtattgatgagcgagcccttattctataaaaagggactccctcaccatcattagagagcatcgccgccagctgagcaactgcctcaCCACGAGCATCactttagcccatcatttatgtattaaggagcgagcccttattctataaaagggactccctcaccttcaaacattacaagccgagccaaccaaggcaacataagtcataagccgagcagcctcgcaacatgtactacttctagttgagcatcatttcactttgagcaccgcctcatatcaagtataagttcaagacgacatctagttacatcagcccacacatggactgaatttcaagtctccagccaaaagactctcttgactgaagacttgggggactactatttgtatcatacttagggtatccgtatttagatctcgtatacatactcaggggactcaaatgtaattatgtaataagggaaggggc
This window of the Malus domestica chromosome 03, GDT2T_hap1 genome carries:
- the LOC139194789 gene encoding E3 ubiquitin-protein ligase RDUF1-like codes for the protein MFLGILASQSPSPPIRRRNQSNDRNRSLFNPIIVVRGPPNTESDLGSFELFYDDGAGMGLRPLPSSMSDILMGLGFDRLLPTDVRSPRGSGMASPENNGMVGEEETVGLTIWRLPGGGFTVERFTGGRRTAERKLPIVYTKMDSGFNRGGFQLSVSGKYGIPSDSKSMSTLLDATFSIKG